One window of the Nodosilinea sp. PGN35 genome contains the following:
- the ubiE gene encoding bifunctional demethylmenaquinone methyltransferase/2-methoxy-6-polyprenyl-1,4-benzoquinol methylase UbiE — protein MGLTQPSPPAAPDIQGLFDRIAPVYDSLNERLSFGLHRVWKRMAVRWSGAAPGHRALDVCCGSGDLALMLARQVGATGTVYGVDFSAELLAVAEGRWQSRFGGELRRTHPLGPIHWVQGDALALPFEANTFDAATMGYGLRNLTDIPQGLAELRRVLKPGARAAILDFHRPQGWMAEQFQRWYLEALVVPTAAAMGLTDEYAYIGPSVDRFPTGPEQVRLARQAGFEGAVHYPIAGGLMGVLVVSCHARI, from the coding sequence GTGGGACTCACCCAGCCATCCCCCCCAGCCGCCCCCGACATTCAGGGCCTGTTTGACCGCATTGCCCCGGTGTACGACAGCCTCAACGAACGCCTCAGCTTTGGGCTGCACCGGGTGTGGAAGCGCATGGCCGTGCGCTGGAGCGGAGCTGCCCCCGGTCACCGAGCCCTGGATGTCTGCTGCGGCAGCGGCGATCTGGCCCTGATGCTGGCCCGCCAGGTGGGGGCTACGGGCACGGTGTACGGTGTAGACTTCTCGGCGGAACTGCTGGCGGTGGCCGAGGGCCGTTGGCAAAGTCGCTTTGGGGGAGAATTGCGCCGTACCCATCCCCTAGGGCCTATTCACTGGGTGCAGGGCGACGCCCTGGCCCTGCCCTTTGAGGCCAATACCTTTGATGCCGCCACCATGGGCTATGGTCTGCGTAACCTCACCGACATTCCCCAGGGACTAGCCGAGCTGCGGCGGGTGCTCAAGCCCGGTGCCCGCGCCGCCATTCTCGACTTTCACCGCCCCCAGGGCTGGATGGCCGAGCAGTTTCAGCGCTGGTATCTAGAGGCGCTGGTGGTGCCCACGGCGGCGGCTATGGGCCTGACCGACGAGTACGCCTACATTGGCCCCAGCGTCGATCGCTTTCCCACCGGGCCAGAGCAGGTGAGGCTGGCTCGCCAGGCCGGGTTTGAGGGGGCCGTTCACTACCCCATTGCCGGAGGGCTGATGGGGGTGCTTGTGGTCAGCTGCCATGCTCGAATCTGA
- a CDS encoding type IV pilin-like G/H family protein — translation MADSRCHRFVRQPPAPAERGFTLIELMVVIVVVGILTTIAIPSFLNQAARAKQARALKYIGTVNRAQQAFFVEHARFATSTDELGLTDHHAPPDYTYTVTAGGGRPEIVRTQATPINPALRGYAGVVFATVDLSGQARLGTVICQGETADVPSPTPIAVGEEVQIANCNTL, via the coding sequence ATGGCTGACTCCCGCTGCCACAGGTTTGTCAGACAGCCACCTGCTCCCGCTGAGCGAGGGTTTACCCTAATCGAACTGATGGTGGTAATTGTCGTTGTCGGCATTTTGACCACTATAGCCATTCCCAGCTTTTTGAATCAGGCGGCGCGTGCCAAGCAGGCTCGAGCGCTGAAGTATATTGGCACAGTCAACCGAGCCCAGCAGGCGTTTTTTGTGGAACACGCTCGCTTTGCTACCTCCACCGATGAACTGGGTCTGACCGACCACCACGCCCCCCCCGACTACACCTACACCGTCACCGCTGGCGGGGGCAGGCCAGAGATTGTGCGTACCCAAGCTACCCCGATCAACCCGGCGCTGCGGGGCTACGCGGGGGTCGTGTTTGCCACCGTAGACCTGAGCGGCCAGGCCAGGCTTGGCACCGTAATCTGCCAGGGGGAGACCGCCGATGTTCCCTCGCCCACGCCGATCGCGGTGGGAGAAGAGGTGCAAATCGCCAACTGCAACACGCTGTAG